A region from the Benincasa hispida cultivar B227 chromosome 10, ASM972705v1, whole genome shotgun sequence genome encodes:
- the LOC120087852 gene encoding uncharacterized protein LOC120087852: protein MASTAISPVLQILPSRCRLNITVRAAAVKSLPESLSARRTRRQTLLFLTATAAAAAVVGRENPSVAEDIPLFGLRKKLKKVEEEAEEIVREGFEAAEKGLETAERGIVTAEQGIVAAERGIETAEKEIETAVNFGALSQAGAVAGAEVVGVLVATSIVNGILGPEGQS from the coding sequence ATGGCTTCTACAGCAATCTCACCTGTCCTTCAAATCCTCCCATCACGATGCCGATTAAACATCACCGTCCGCGCCGCCGCAGTGAAATCGCTGCCAGAATCTCTCTCCGCTAGAAGAACGCGGCGACAGACACTGTTGTTCCTGACGGCaacggcggcggcggcggcggttGTGGGTAGAGAGAATCCGTCAGTGgcggaggacattcctctgttcgGTCTGaggaagaagctcaagaaggTGGAGGAGGAGGCGGAGGAGATCGTGAGGGAAGGATTCGAGGCGGCGGAGAAAGGACTGGAGACGGCGGAGCGAGGGATTGTGACGGCGGAGCAGGGGATTGTAGCGGCAGAGAGAGGAATTGAAACGGCGGAGAAAGAAATTGAAACGGCAGTGAATTTCGGAGCGTTATCGCAGGCTGGGGCGGTCGCCGGAGCTGAGGTCGTTGGAGTTCTCGTTGCTACGTCGATTGTTAACGGTATTTTGGGTCCTGAAGGGCAGAGTTAA